Below is a window of Bacteroidota bacterium DNA.
TTGTTTATCTTCAACAAGTTCGCTAAGAACAGTAGCTATGCCACCTCGAGTAGCATCTCGCATAAATTTTATGCCTTCGGAAACCAAAAGTGCAGAATCTATCATATGATTTAGACATGCACAATCCGATTGAATGTTTGTCTTTATATTTAGCTCGTTTCTGGCACTAAGAATTGCCATTCCATGATCGCCAATCGAACCGTTAATAATAATTTTATCCCCAATAATTATATCTTTCCCTGAGCTGATATTTTTATTTTTTCCTGGTAGAAGTCCAATTCCTGCAGTATTTATAAAAACTTTATCGCATTTTCCTTTATCCACAACCTTAGTGTCTCCGGTTACAATTTTGATATTTGCTTTTTCCGCCTCGATCGACATTGTTTTTACAATCTCTTCAAGTTTGTCCATATCGAAACCTTCCTCGATAATGAATGAAGAACTCAAATATAATGGCTTAGCCCCTGAAACAGCCAGGTCGTTCACTGTTCCGGCAACAGCAAGATTCCCTATATTTCCTCCAGGAAAAAAAATTGGATCAACAACAAAAGAATCTGTCGTGAATGTTAATAAATTATTATTAATGCTCAATACAGCCGAATCGCTTTGTTGGTCTAAAATTCGATTACTAAAATTTTTCACGAAAAGGTTTTTTATCAATTCATGTGAAAGCTGTCCGCCGCTACCATGCCCGAGTAAGATTGTTTTATTTTTCATTTTTGAATTTTGGAATAGTGTGGTAATTTATTTTCTCAACTGAAAATGTCTAATTTCTATTGTATTTGTAATATGCATTGCAAGCTCCTTCGCTCGAAACCATACAAGCTCCATAAGGATTATTTGGAGTACAAGCTTTTGCAAATAATTTGCAATCTTTCGGCACTTTCAGTCCTTTTAAAATTTCGCCACAGATGCAGCCTTTCTCTTCCAGCGTAGGCTCAACCTCAACTTCGAGCATTTTCTCTGCATCGAATTTGCTATATTTTTCTTTTAGAAAATATCCGCTATCGGGTAATACTCCCAGTCCTCGCCACCATTCGTCTCGCAATTCGAAAACTGTATCCAACATTTTCTGAGCAATAAGATTTCCTTCTGGTTTTACAACTCGTTTATATTGAATTTCGACACTGAAATTGTTTTCTTCAATTTGTTTTACAAGCATATAAATCGATTGCAAAAGATCGACAGGCTCGAAACCTGAAATTACGCAAGCGAGATTATATTTTTCGGCCACATCTGTGTAAATGCCTGAACCTGTGATAGTGCTTACATGCCCGGGAGCTATATAGCCATCAATTTTCACACCCTCATCAATCAAGGCTGCCATTGCTGGGGGCATAATTTTATGCGAGCTGAATAAATAGAAGTTGTCAATTTTCTGACGTTCAGCATTTAAAATCCCGGCTGCACTGCTCGGAGCTGTAGTCTCGAATCCAATACCTAGAAAAATAATCTTTTTTGAAGGATTTTGTTGTGCAATTTTTAAAGCGTCGAGCACAGAATAAACTATTCTGATGTCTTGTCCTTTTGCTTTTTCCAAATCTAATGATGAGCTTGAACCCGGAACTCTAATCAAATCGCCATATGTAGTTATTATTACATCATCTAAACGGCTGTAGGCTATCGCCTGATCAATAAACTTGCGGCTCGAAACACAAACAGGACAGCCCGGTCCTGACATAAGTTTTATATTCTTGGGAAGTAAGGAAGGGATGCCAAATTTTTGAATAGACATGGTATGTCCTCCGCAAACTTCCATCAAGGAAACTTCTTTTTTCGATATGCTTTTTATTTTGTTTACAATTTTAAGAACTAATTCTTTATTGCGATATTCATCGATATATTTCATTTACAATAGATTAATATTTTTTTAAGAAATTAGAAATTCATATTTCATATTTCATATTTCATATTTCATAATTTTCTAAGTTATTCTTTTTCCGGTAAGTTTTTCTTCTTCATCTAACAATTTGTTAAAATCATCATATTCTTCAAAAACTTTCAACGATTCTTTAGCATCTTCTTCATCAAGTTTTTGGATTGCAAATCCGGTATGAAGTAAGACATAATCGCCAATTTTAACATCCTCAAGCATTTCTATGCTTGCCTGATATTCTGCTCCACCAACTGAAACATTTGCCATTACACCATCGATTGATAGCACTTTTGCAGGAATACTTAAACACATATTTTTATATTTTATTTATGTTCTTTATTTATGTTTTTATTTTTTATTGGAATTGAAAATTAATCTAAATAATCATTAATCAATTCTTCAATCTTTATTATTCATTTTCTCTAGCTCTCTCCTTTTAGCAGCAATAGCCAATTGCCCTAATGCAATTCCTCCATCGTTTGTTGGAATTTTGCTGTGCGAAAAAACTTTATACTTTTCTTTTCTCAATTTCTTTTCAACTTTTTCTAATATATATTTGTTCTGAAAAGTACCACCGGATAACACAATTTTATTGATACCGAATCTTAATCTCATTTCATAAACAATCGCAAAAATAACTGAAATAATAGTATTGTGAAATTTTGTTGATATTGAAGAAATATTCTGATTGTCAACTATATCTGTTACAATTTGCCGAATAGTTTTAGAAAACGAAATAGTTTTGTCGAAGCTAAAATCGTATTCGTCATCGCAATTTTCAATTATTAGATTTTCTAATTGCATAGGAGCTTCTGCATGAAATTTTGGCTCTACGCAAATATCCAATAGGGCAGCAATTGCATCGAACAAGCGGCCTGCACTTGAGCAAAGAGGAGAATTGATTTTTAAATCTATTGCCTGAATTAATAAATTTATCTTGTGATTATCTATTTTTTTTAAAAAATTCAAATCAAGATTTATAAAATCTTTTCCATAAATATCATATAAATAGGAAATTGCCATTCGCCAGGTTTCTTTTGTGACTTTATCGCCACCCGGCATTGGCATATATTCAAAATGCGAAACTCTTTCATAATTATTCAAATCGCAAACAAAAAATTCTGCTCCCCAAATATTCCCATCGTCGCCCAGGCCGGTTCCATCGAAACTAACACCAATCACTTTCTCATCAAGGCCATGCTCTGCCATACATGATGCAATGTGGGCGTGGTGATGTTGTACAAAAACTTTCTTATAGTCTGTACTTTTTGCAAATTTTGTAGATAAATAATCGGGATGTAAGTCGCATGCAATAATTTCAGGTTTCAGTCGAAATAGCTTTTTGAATTGTTCGAAAGTCTCGGTATAAAAATCTAAAGTTTCAAGATTTTTCAAATCGCCAATATGCTGACTCATAATTGCTTGATTTTCTTTCCCAATGCAAAAACAATTCACCAATTCTGCACCTGCTGCAACAATTCCTTCAACATTCATTTTCAAACGCAAAGGAGATGGAACATAGGATCGCGAACGTCTGATAAGTCTTTCTTTCTCGTTAATTATCATTGTTACAGAATCGTCGGTTCTGTTGTAAATATCTCTATTGTAGCAGACTACAGCATCTGCAATTTCAGAGAGTTGCTCTTTTGCAATTTCATTATCAATAATTATAGGTTCGTCAGAAATATTTCCGCTTGTCAAAACCAGAGCCGATTGTTCAATTTTTTCGAAAAGCAAATAATGAATTGGCATATATGGCAACATTGCCCCAATTGTATTGAAACCAAGACTAACA
It encodes the following:
- the hypD gene encoding hydrogenase formation protein HypD; this translates as MKYIDEYRNKELVLKIVNKIKSISKKEVSLMEVCGGHTMSIQKFGIPSLLPKNIKLMSGPGCPVCVSSRKFIDQAIAYSRLDDVIITTYGDLIRVPGSSSSLDLEKAKGQDIRIVYSVLDALKIAQQNPSKKIIFLGIGFETTAPSSAAGILNAERQKIDNFYLFSSHKIMPPAMAALIDEGVKIDGYIAPGHVSTITGSGIYTDVAEKYNLACVISGFEPVDLLQSIYMLVKQIEENNFSVEIQYKRVVKPEGNLIAQKMLDTVFELRDEWWRGLGVLPDSGYFLKEKYSKFDAEKMLEVEVEPTLEEKGCICGEILKGLKVPKDCKLFAKACTPNNPYGACMVSSEGACNAYYKYNRN
- a CDS encoding HypC/HybG/HupF family hydrogenase formation chaperone — translated: MCLSIPAKVLSIDGVMANVSVGGAEYQASIEMLEDVKIGDYVLLHTGFAIQKLDEEDAKESLKVFEEYDDFNKLLDEEEKLTGKRIT
- the hypE gene encoding hydrogenase expression/formation protein HypE produces the protein MKNKTILLGHGSGGQLSHELIKNLFVKNFSNRILDQQSDSAVLSINNNLLTFTTDSFVVDPIFFPGGNIGNLAVAGTVNDLAVSGAKPLYLSSSFIIEEGFDMDKLEEIVKTMSIEAEKANIKIVTGDTKVVDKGKCDKVFINTAGIGLLPGKNKNISSGKDIIIGDKIIINGSIGDHGMAILSARNELNIKTNIQSDCACLNHMIDSALLVSEGIKFMRDATRGGIATVLSELVEDKQFGIEIDESTIDVKENVRGICELLGFDPFYVANEGKAIFIVAEEDASKVLAKLKSDELGKNAAIIGEITKKHPGKAWIKTSIGGKRIIDMLAGEQLPRIC
- the hypF gene encoding carbamoyltransferase HypF, yielding MQIEKTEAYLIEVKGLVQGVGFRPFIYRIALNHRIFGWVENRNTGVLIHAEAKIENINSFIRAIKSEAPIASNIASIDHKKIEKQNFKDFQIVKSKNTSEEITEISPDIGVCKDCLEDIKIQSNRINYPFVNCTNCGPRFSIIKDLPYDRDKTTMEKFEMCKTCHHEYTDILDRRFHAQPIACSDCGPQYEIFIEGKTFHNFDDIIEKIVELLNDGKIIAIKGVGGFHIMCDATNENAVSRLRKMKVREGKPFAVMFSDLQNLKKYVHLNSAEELSIKSWRNPIVICSEKEKLAKSVSLGFNTIGAMLPYMPIHYLLFEKIEQSALVLTSGNISDEPIIIDNEIAKEQLSEIADAVVCYNRDIYNRTDDSVTMIINEKERLIRRSRSYVPSPLRLKMNVEGIVAAGAELVNCFCIGKENQAIMSQHIGDLKNLETLDFYTETFEQFKKLFRLKPEIIACDLHPDYLSTKFAKSTDYKKVFVQHHHAHIASCMAEHGLDEKVIGVSFDGTGLGDDGNIWGAEFFVCDLNNYERVSHFEYMPMPGGDKVTKETWRMAISYLYDIYGKDFINLDLNFLKKIDNHKINLLIQAIDLKINSPLCSSAGRLFDAIAALLDICVEPKFHAEAPMQLENLIIENCDDEYDFSFDKTISFSKTIRQIVTDIVDNQNISSISTKFHNTIISVIFAIVYEMRLRFGINKIVLSGGTFQNKYILEKVEKKLRKEKYKVFSHSKIPTNDGGIALGQLAIAAKRRELEKMNNKD